The DNA region CGAGCATTTAGGTCCTAGCTTGCACAAAACCATGATATAGTAGTCCAATAGAAAATAGATATGcagcataaaaaaagaaagaaaatagatgAAGGATATATTATTGACATGAAAAAAGCACCATATGCTAACAAATTATATCAACTTAAGGTGTGGGTTCCAAGGGTCTTGTAGGTCCTCTTACCTAAACCAGGTAAAATTATGTCTTGAACTAGAAAAACAGATTTAGATGGTTGGTTACATGTGAGGAAAGTCCTATGATGTCCTCCTAAACACTGTATCTAATTTCAGTTATCCCAAGCAATTCTCCTCAATggcaaacaaatgaaaaaacatTTGACTAAAGTTTAGTGGGGATATATGTCCCATAATACCATAAATGCATGCATCGAGAATGATGTACATTTGATGGTAGTGTTGATGTTTGGTTTGATTAATGGTTTTCAGTGAAAACAAAACgcgtttttattaatttttatttattgaaatagTGAATTGTAATTGAGTTAGTGTATAATGTATTTATAATTCCATGAAAActacactttttatttttctagtcaTCATCTAGATTCGACGGTTTTTACTTTGTATGTTGCATGGCAAAAGTCCCATagatttttgtatttgtgtgtgCAATGTCCAACGGTAACATTCCATGTACGTGTAGTACACACCAACATGTACTAGGAGTATATGTGCCATATATATGTAGGTGGGCGGTGTGCACAAGTGAGCACAGCAATGGGACTGCATTGAAATAATCCATCAATCGTTAGGGTGCATACTTTGGTCACCACTCACACATGACGGTTAAAAATGGGTGGTTCCTTGACACATATGGTTTgtgtaaagttttagacccttaaacacaagttgtttaacctagttatttagcaaaatgaTTACTTGGATAAATTATTTagttctaggttaacacatataaatcatatcatgtaaaaaatgcagaaatataaagaacacaacgatatgataacctaggaaaacctaaCAAGTAAAAGCCTAAGGATAGGGGTGTAGCCAGGGATAATTACTTGGGGGGGCCGGGTTGTAATAGAGATATACTAAATATAATTCATAAGTCTATTGGATACAAAATTATCAACTTTCATATATCATCATATATTTGAACattaataaatatgaaaaactgTCTGGTTCAATGTAGACATACAAAAAAGAACATTCACATCAAATCATGTCTGACGACAATTTTTCATGGAATAAAATTCATCCATTATCATATCTATAGTGAAATTCCCTGCAATTTCCGTCTCTATATAAACTATCATATTATTTGTCAAAAGCTCATCCTCCATTCTATTGCGAAGTCttgtttttaacaatttcataGCTGAGAAAGCTTGTTCTGTAGTTGCTGTAGAAACTGGAGGGGTCAACACAAGACGAATAAGTCTATCAatcaaaaaatagattttagaCTTTCCTGAAATTTTTAATCCCCTACATAGCTCAGAAATTGTACTCATATTCTGAAAATCTGGATGTTTTATCACATGAAGCTCATAATGTTGTAATAGAGACTCCAaaagttcttgttcttgttcagTGAAATCTTGAGGATAATATTTCTTAACCAAATTGCATATATCAACAATTTTGAATAATCTAAAAGCATCCTTGGGATTTAAAGCTGAACTAAGAATGACAAGTTCCGTTGTTAGCTCACAAAATCTacttttcaattcttgcaattGAAAGTCTATTGCAATTGTAAATATGCCAATTCTAAAATTATTGTCCATTGTTAAATCTTCATCTTGATGACAATATCTACCTCGAGCTTTAGTGTAACGAGCATTCATATCAGGAATCTCAATTTCATGTTGCTCACAAAATGATATAACACTAGCAAGTAAAGGCTCCCATCCATCATCTCTCAACTTTTGAATAAGTGATTTTGTAGTTGAAACTAAATGCATGGCATTTAAAAGGTCTTGAGAATGTTGTTGCAAAGCTTAACAAAGAACATTAGTAATTCCCATTATGTCTTTCATCAAATgcaagattaaaataaattcaaatgatgTTAATACCTGATAAGCTCCCTTGGCATCATCGCGTTGTTTATAGTTAGCCCCTTCCTCAGAGATAGTGTTGATAACTTTGCAAATAGCATTAAACATTttaatcaaactaaaaatagattaaaaatgAGATCCCCACCTAGTATCTCCAACTCGTTGCAAAGTACCAATCTGGTTTGCACCTCTTCCAGTCTCAATTTCATTAGAAGCAATCATATTCTCAACTTGTTCTGCTTGAGCATGTTGCAATTTGTCATTACGCTTACTAgaaccaacaaaaatattgataatattaacCAAATGATCAAAGAATTGATGAACATCTTTTACTTCTCTAGATGCTGTAACCAAAGCTAATTGCAACCTATGAGCCATGCAATCTATGAGCCATGCAATGTACATAATAAGCATATGGGCAATCTTTAAGAAAAAGAGTTTGTAATCCATTCCATTCACCACGCATGTTACTAGCCCCATCATATCCTTGACCTCGAATATTTTCAATGTGAAGGTTGTAATGAGAAAGGATAACACATATCTCATTCTTTAAAGTTAATGCAGTAGTGTCTCTAACATGCACAACATGAAAGAAACGCTCTTTAATGAAACCTTCTTTATCAACAAACCTCAAAATGATGGCCATTTGCTATCTCTTCGACTCATCTCAAGCTTCATCAACTAGAATGCAAAATTTTGCATCCCCAATTTCTTCATGAATAGCATTTCGCACTTTACTAGCTAGAATATGCAAAATCTCCTTTTGAATTGTGGGTGACGTATATTTGGCATTCCGTGGAGCATTTTCCAAGACAAATCTAGCTACATTTTCATTGAAAGTTGATGTGTGTTTTATCAATTCCATAAAGTTACTTCGATTTTTTGAATCAAGGCTTTCACCATGACCTCTAAAAGCACAAGCTTGGAATGATGGCCATCGAGCACACTCTACTGAGGTCTTGAGCCGCAATCAATTATTCTCAATTTCTTTTGATGTTTGTTTCTCAACTAGTTTATCAATATGTCTTGAATAATTCAGTAGATCCTCACAACATTTCTCAGTAATTTTATGTGGTGTATTAGGATTTTTCCCTTCATGACCAATTAAAGAACAATTCATTCCATCCTTCACCTTTTTCCaattattaaaacttttttcagTGAATGCATCTGATCCGGGACGACCTGTTGGTTTCTTATGAAAAAGGTAGCAAGGTAGACAATAGATTGAATCTGTTGAAGGTGAGTATTCCAACCAATTTGAATGCGATTTAAACCACGAAGTTTGAAAACTACGGCGATGATTTTCCTATCCTATGTATGGATACTTTATGTCTCTAGGTTGATATGGACCGGCTATGAGATAAGCACATTGAATTTCATCTTGTTCGTTGACAGAGAattcatatatttgtttatgtGATCTTGGATTACGGTCTATCCCTTTAGATTCAATTCTTAAACATTTGGAGGGATGCTCATTAGGCATTGAAGTATCAACATTTGTTTCTACAGAAGTCCTAAATTCTGAATGACtaatatcttttttcttaaaaaatgcaTCAATTGTTTGTTGTTTGCTTATTATTTGACACCTAATttcaatcccaaaaaaaaaaaaaatcaattcaacaAATGATA from Castanea sativa cultivar Marrone di Chiusa Pesio chromosome 6, ASM4071231v1 includes:
- the LOC142640237 gene encoding uncharacterized protein LOC142640237, whose product is MAIILRFVDKEGFIKERFFHVVHVRDTTALTLKNEICVILSHYNLHIENIRGQGYDGANCMAHRLQLALVTASREVKDVHQFFDHLVNIINIFVGSSKRNDKLQHAQAEQVENMIASNEIETGRGANQIVINTISEEGANYKQRDDAKGAYQLRDDGWEPLLASVISFCEQHEIEIPDMNARYTKARGRYCHQDEDLTMDNNFRIGIFTIAIDFQLQELKSRFCELTTELVILSSALNPKDAFRLFKIVDICNLVKKYYPQDFTEQEQELLESLLQHYELHVIKHPDFQNMSTISELCRGLKISGKSKIYFLIDRLIRLVLTPPVSTATTEQAFSAMKLLKTRLRNRMEDELLTNNMIVYIETEIAGNFTIDMIMDEFYSMKNCRQT